A stretch of the Synechocystis sp. PCC 7338 genome encodes the following:
- a CDS encoding DUF3531 family protein, whose product MEVQFREVNPFDFWIWLEFETNPAPAEQQYVEELFASWFYLGKLGGFNAENLQVQDTGIDLSYLDYDSANLSSSMMAPMHNMAEFQYQDHWGRCWFDLGTSDLIALDVLINALYQLSLDYVPIRRLIVGGVNEDWPVGDRQDDRFDQFEDFDRN is encoded by the coding sequence ATGGAAGTGCAATTTCGGGAAGTAAATCCCTTTGATTTTTGGATCTGGCTAGAATTCGAGACCAATCCTGCCCCAGCGGAGCAACAATATGTGGAAGAGCTATTTGCTTCCTGGTTTTACCTAGGTAAACTAGGGGGTTTTAATGCGGAAAACCTCCAGGTACAGGATACAGGTATTGACCTGAGTTATTTGGACTATGACAGTGCCAATCTTTCTAGCTCCATGATGGCCCCCATGCACAACATGGCTGAGTTCCAGTACCAAGACCATTGGGGCCGTTGCTGGTTCGATTTGGGCACTAGCGACCTCATTGCCCTGGATGTGTTGATCAATGCACTGTACCAGCTTTCCCTCGATTACGTACCCATCCGCCGTTTAATTGTGGGGGGCGTGAACGAGGATTGGCCCGTTGGCGATCGCCAGGATGACCGATTCGATCAGTTCGAAGATTTTGACCGCAATTAG
- a CDS encoding Mo-dependent nitrogenase C-terminal domain-containing protein, with the protein MANRTQSRYTDVQIATWLRGLLTIAWSDGDFSESEQQMIAGLTQEMGFGHKEDEVLFKTITPAELLEGLGNDKETAENFLRTAVLVAIADGLYSPVEGQLLREFSQALGIKIDALESLEHTICDPNGDRTEMEEHPHPDLLHPVKDWLDAMAIQDPRLAHFICHLVPPQCPFERDVKLFGRKIVHIPPLCKLNPLYEQLIGLRFRALSYLADDCQEDITPYI; encoded by the coding sequence ATGGCCAATCGTACCCAAAGTCGTTACACCGATGTCCAAATTGCCACTTGGTTGAGGGGACTGCTGACCATTGCTTGGAGTGATGGTGATTTTAGTGAATCAGAGCAACAAATGATTGCTGGCCTCACCCAGGAGATGGGTTTTGGACACAAAGAAGATGAGGTTTTATTCAAGACCATTACCCCGGCGGAATTATTGGAGGGCCTGGGCAACGACAAAGAAACGGCGGAAAATTTCCTCCGCACAGCGGTGTTGGTGGCGATCGCCGACGGACTTTATTCTCCGGTGGAAGGACAACTATTACGGGAATTTAGTCAAGCCCTGGGGATAAAAATTGACGCTTTGGAGTCATTGGAACATACCATCTGTGATCCCAACGGCGATCGAACCGAAATGGAGGAACATCCCCATCCCGATTTACTTCACCCCGTCAAGGATTGGCTGGACGCCATGGCCATTCAGGATCCTCGTTTGGCCCATTTCATTTGTCATCTGGTGCCCCCCCAATGTCCCTTCGAGCGGGATGTTAAACTATTTGGGCGCAAAATTGTTCATATTCCCCCCCTGTGTAAACTTAATCCCCTCTACGAACAGTTAATTGGTTTAAGGTTTCGGGCCCTCTCCTACCTGGCCGATGACTGCCAAGAGGACATCACCCCCTATATTTGA
- a CDS encoding phosphotransferase, with protein MPPLQLLRSLSALPDINPVVDFPAPNPTPKSTVEEDAFPSVYSTLAPHALTNLVFKHYDIEVPKGCRFWHRGLSDVYLVETLADDYILRISHQHWRTESEIQFELELLNFLADREVPVAAPLRHRDGGYALEINAPEGKRYASLFPYAPGGVAIGDLSKTQGFLLGEMLAQLHQTAQRFKPSAHRPPLTLSYLLDDSLHTIAPFLHHRLEEWRCLIDISMAIKTQLTSIPTHAPYWTICWGDPHSGNVHFTAEDQMMLFDFDQCGMGWRAFDIAKFLQVSMQSGLGRTIRDAFLSGYNSIAPLTMLEENSLQALTQTAFIWSWAIHVQTLKLSDYSRLHSSYFKRRLENLQQLGSTDWQLF; from the coding sequence ATGCCCCCTCTGCAACTACTCCGTTCCCTTTCTGCCCTGCCAGACATTAATCCAGTGGTGGATTTTCCGGCCCCCAATCCGACTCCGAAATCAACGGTGGAGGAAGATGCCTTCCCCAGTGTTTATTCCACCTTGGCTCCCCATGCCCTGACAAATTTGGTGTTTAAGCATTACGACATTGAAGTACCCAAGGGTTGTCGGTTTTGGCACCGGGGTTTGAGCGATGTGTATTTGGTAGAGACCCTAGCGGACGATTATATTTTGCGCATTTCCCACCAACATTGGCGCACGGAAAGTGAAATTCAGTTTGAGTTGGAGTTGCTCAATTTTTTAGCAGACCGGGAAGTGCCGGTGGCCGCCCCCCTCAGACATCGGGACGGGGGTTATGCCTTGGAAATTAATGCCCCGGAAGGCAAACGCTATGCCAGTTTATTTCCCTATGCCCCCGGTGGTGTGGCGATCGGTGATTTGAGCAAAACCCAGGGGTTTTTGTTGGGGGAAATGTTAGCCCAACTGCACCAAACAGCCCAACGGTTCAAGCCTTCTGCCCACCGTCCTCCCCTTACCCTCAGCTATTTACTGGACGACTCCCTCCATACCATTGCCCCTTTCCTACACCACCGGCTGGAGGAGTGGCGTTGTCTGATCGACATTTCCATGGCGATTAAAACCCAACTCACGTCCATTCCCACTCACGCTCCCTATTGGACGATTTGTTGGGGAGACCCCCACAGCGGCAATGTCCATTTTACTGCTGAAGATCAGATGATGCTATTTGATTTTGACCAGTGTGGCATGGGTTGGCGAGCCTTCGACATTGCTAAGTTTCTCCAGGTTTCCATGCAATCAGGCCTGGGACGCACCATTCGGGATGCTTTTTTAAGCGGTTATAACTCCATTGCGCCCCTGACTATGCTGGAGGAAAATTCTCTGCAAGCCTTAACCCAAACGGCTTTCATTTGGTCTTGGGCGATTCATGTGCAAACCCTGAAGTTATCGGATTACAGTCGGCTCCACAGCAGTTACTTCAAACGTCGGTTAGAGAATTTGCAACAGTTGGGGTCTACGGATTGGCAATTGTTTTAG
- the smc gene encoding chromosome segregation protein SMC — MVYVKRIELSHFKSFGGTTAIPFLPGFTVVSGPNGSGKSNILDALLFCLGLATSKGMRAERLPDLVNNTFKGKRGSSEASVSVTFELNDGEELSEQESDNNSNGNGAKISKEWTVTRRLKVTKGGNYSSNYYINGEPATVAELHEQLNELRIYPEGYNIVLQGDVTRIITMNSKERREIIDELAGVAEFDRKIVKTKETLGEVQDREERCQIIATELERTLERLAADRQKAEKYQALRQQVQEKQSWAKVIQYKAVEQQRQKLLGQLEQDQQKSTQIQQALEQRSQAIQTQQTELEKLNAQVKALGEDEQLAVAAQLATQKAQRDQLQQRYNDGDRQITDHQQQVGKIQAEISQSQQQFLQIQQEKSFHNTQTLPQLEAAVQASQQQLDQLRHQSQAIASASEAWVQEQTQLSRTVNQLQDELIPQRSQLAQFEERQQQLLTNLAELTPLLAKVSGELAEKHVAQGQFNSEGEALTSQIQTLASDLAQLEQERSLLQETQARLLKEQQEKQRQLDKLEAASQAQQEVQGTYATKVILQSDLPGVCGLVAQLGQVEPQYQLALEIAAGGRLGFLVVEDDGVAAAGIEILKQAKAGRATFLPLNKIRPPRGQNPNLSYAHGYIDLAVNLIDGDHRYADIFAFVFGNTLVFDTLVNARNHLGKHRIVTLEGDLLEASGAMSGGSRNQRSGLRFGTMVSEDTAEVKQLRQRLQDIHQIQGRNEELLLERTVCSKQLSQQLLEMRQQQREVQLHGEQTERDITRLSQQQTEINQQQINQQQKLAELQRNLALLQQSLPPLEQQLTSAQQQLAALETSQTHQQWQTIQGQICTVEAEYQRQLQALRQGEDHLKDLHNSSQRLEEKISQAQEKIAQHQAQDQTLAQEQEQLKIALAEMNTAIQTTEVQLAKLSEKLGSTKQERDQLETQLNQLRSQQQEQQWQWEKLQTNQQEYQENLTQLQNQLGELKQDLPDPWPEIPLLQDRDEASLDFANILEELQRSIRNGQKRLEAMEPVNMLALQEYEKTEARLGELSEKLQTIAGERTELLLRIENFTTLRRRSFQDAFDAVNKNFQIIFAELSDGDGYLQLDDAEDPFNGGLNLVAHPKGKPVRRLSSMSGGEKSLTALSFIFALQRYRPSPFYGFDEVDMFLDGANVEKLSKMVRKQAQQAQFIVVSLRRPMIEAAERTIGVTQARGAHTQVLGIKL; from the coding sequence ATGGTTTATGTCAAGCGCATCGAACTATCCCATTTCAAGTCCTTTGGGGGAACCACCGCCATTCCTTTTTTGCCGGGGTTTACGGTGGTGTCTGGGCCCAATGGTTCGGGTAAGTCAAATATCCTCGATGCGTTGTTATTTTGTCTGGGGCTAGCCACTTCCAAAGGCATGCGGGCTGAACGACTGCCGGATTTGGTCAATAACACCTTTAAGGGGAAGCGGGGCAGTTCCGAAGCCAGTGTGTCGGTTACATTTGAGCTAAATGATGGGGAAGAATTATCCGAGCAAGAGTCCGACAATAATAGCAACGGTAACGGAGCGAAAATTTCCAAGGAGTGGACTGTTACCCGCCGCCTGAAGGTGACCAAAGGAGGTAATTATTCCTCCAACTATTACATCAATGGGGAGCCGGCCACCGTGGCGGAACTCCATGAACAGTTGAATGAACTACGCATTTACCCCGAAGGTTACAACATTGTCCTCCAGGGGGATGTGACCCGCATTATCACCATGAACTCGAAGGAGCGCCGGGAAATTATTGATGAGTTGGCGGGGGTAGCAGAATTCGACCGCAAAATTGTCAAAACTAAGGAGACTTTAGGGGAGGTGCAGGACCGGGAGGAACGCTGTCAAATTATTGCGACGGAATTGGAGCGTACCTTGGAGCGGTTAGCTGCCGATCGCCAGAAGGCGGAAAAATATCAGGCTCTGCGGCAACAGGTGCAGGAAAAACAAAGCTGGGCCAAGGTTATTCAGTACAAGGCGGTGGAGCAACAACGGCAAAAATTATTGGGGCAATTAGAGCAGGATCAACAAAAATCTACTCAAATTCAGCAAGCCCTGGAGCAACGTAGTCAAGCCATTCAAACCCAGCAAACAGAACTAGAAAAACTCAATGCCCAGGTCAAGGCCCTGGGGGAAGATGAACAATTGGCCGTGGCGGCCCAGTTAGCTACCCAAAAGGCCCAACGGGATCAATTGCAGCAACGCTACAACGACGGCGATCGTCAAATCACCGATCATCAACAGCAGGTGGGGAAAATTCAAGCGGAAATTAGCCAGAGCCAACAGCAATTTTTGCAAATTCAGCAGGAAAAATCCTTCCATAACACCCAAACCTTGCCCCAACTGGAAGCCGCTGTGCAAGCAAGTCAGCAACAGTTAGACCAACTCCGGCACCAATCCCAGGCGATCGCCTCCGCTTCGGAAGCTTGGGTGCAGGAACAAACCCAGCTCAGCCGCACTGTCAACCAATTACAAGACGAACTAATTCCCCAGCGCAGTCAGTTGGCCCAGTTTGAAGAACGCCAACAACAATTGCTGACTAATTTGGCCGAGTTGACCCCTCTGTTGGCCAAAGTTTCTGGGGAATTGGCGGAAAAACACGTTGCCCAAGGGCAGTTCAACTCCGAAGGGGAAGCCTTAACCAGCCAAATTCAAACCCTAGCCAGCGATTTGGCTCAACTAGAACAGGAACGGAGTTTGCTCCAGGAAACCCAAGCCCGCTTGCTCAAAGAACAACAGGAAAAACAACGGCAATTGGACAAATTAGAAGCGGCCAGCCAAGCTCAGCAGGAAGTGCAGGGGACTTACGCCACCAAGGTGATTTTGCAGTCGGATTTGCCTGGAGTCTGCGGTCTAGTGGCCCAACTGGGTCAGGTGGAGCCCCAGTATCAGCTAGCGCTGGAAATTGCGGCGGGAGGACGTTTGGGTTTTTTGGTGGTGGAAGACGATGGCGTGGCGGCGGCGGGCATAGAAATCCTCAAACAGGCTAAGGCCGGCAGGGCTACCTTTTTACCCCTCAATAAAATTCGTCCTCCCCGTGGTCAAAATCCCAATCTTAGTTATGCCCATGGTTACATTGACCTGGCCGTGAATTTAATCGATGGCGATCACCGTTACGCAGACATTTTCGCCTTTGTTTTTGGCAACACATTGGTTTTTGACACCCTGGTTAACGCCCGTAACCACCTCGGTAAACATCGCATTGTCACGCTGGAGGGGGATTTACTAGAAGCCAGCGGGGCCATGAGTGGCGGCAGCCGTAATCAACGCTCAGGGCTACGGTTTGGCACCATGGTTAGTGAAGATACGGCAGAAGTCAAACAGTTACGTCAACGGTTGCAGGACATTCACCAGATCCAGGGTCGTAACGAAGAATTATTACTAGAAAGAACCGTTTGCAGTAAGCAATTAAGCCAACAACTGCTGGAAATGCGCCAACAACAAAGGGAAGTACAACTCCACGGCGAGCAAACGGAACGGGACATTACTCGCCTTAGCCAACAGCAAACAGAAATTAATCAACAACAAATTAATCAACAGCAAAAGCTAGCAGAATTGCAACGCAATTTAGCTTTGTTGCAGCAATCTTTGCCGCCCTTAGAACAACAGCTAACCTCCGCTCAGCAACAGTTGGCTGCTTTGGAAACTTCCCAAACCCATCAACAATGGCAAACTATCCAGGGCCAAATTTGCACGGTGGAAGCGGAGTATCAAAGGCAACTGCAAGCGTTACGCCAGGGGGAAGACCACCTCAAAGATTTACATAACAGTAGCCAACGCCTAGAGGAAAAAATTAGCCAAGCCCAGGAAAAAATTGCCCAACACCAAGCCCAGGATCAAACCCTGGCCCAGGAACAGGAGCAGTTAAAAATAGCTTTGGCGGAAATGAACACAGCCATCCAAACCACGGAAGTCCAGTTGGCTAAACTATCGGAAAAATTGGGTAGTACTAAGCAAGAAAGAGACCAGTTAGAAACCCAACTTAATCAACTCCGTAGTCAACAGCAAGAACAGCAATGGCAGTGGGAAAAGTTACAAACTAATCAACAGGAATATCAGGAAAACTTAACTCAATTACAAAATCAATTGGGAGAATTAAAACAGGATTTACCCGATCCCTGGCCGGAAATTCCCCTACTCCAGGACCGGGACGAAGCAAGTTTGGATTTTGCCAATATTTTGGAGGAATTACAGCGTTCCATTCGCAACGGACAAAAGCGTTTGGAAGCTATGGAACCAGTGAACATGCTGGCTTTACAAGAGTATGAAAAAACCGAAGCCCGCCTAGGGGAATTGTCAGAAAAGTTGCAAACCATTGCGGGGGAACGGACTGAGTTGCTGCTCAGAATTGAGAACTTTACCACCCTGCGTCGTCGTTCTTTCCAAGATGCTTTTGATGCAGTCAATAAAAACTTTCAAATTATTTTTGCCGAGTTGTCCGACGGGGATGGCTATTTGCAGTTAGACGATGCGGAGGATCCTTTTAACGGTGGCTTGAACCTAGTGGCCCACCCCAAAGGTAAACCGGTGCGTCGCCTCAGCTCCATGTCCGGTGGGGAAAAATCATTAACCGCGCTGAGTTTTATTTTTGCCCTCCAACGCTACCGCCCTTCTCCCTTTTACGGCTTTGATGAGGTGGATATGTTTTTGGATGGTGCCAATGTGGAAAAACTGTCCAAAATGGTCCGCAAACAGGCCCAACAAGCCCAATTTATTGTGGTGAGTCTCCGTCGTCCCATGATTGAAGCGGCGGAACGTACCATTGGGGTGACCCAGGCTCGGGGGGCCCATACCCAGGTTTTGGGCATTAAGTTGTAG